The Bombus vancouverensis nearcticus chromosome 5, iyBomVanc1_principal, whole genome shotgun sequence genome segment aaggaaaagaaagaacagCGAGAGATTGCGAAGTGACACTTTCAGGAGAACAGACACAGGTATTTCGCAGTAAAAAATTTAGACGAAAAAAACGAGCTGAAAGAGTTGTACGAATTGGCGAATGCTCAGAGAAACAAACGGATAAAAAGACAGAGAAACGGCGACGAAGTTTCGATTCTGGATCGGCAGAATGTTTGGCGCGTGTTCGTCATTGAATTATCGTCACTTCGTTGCCGTCGAGGAACAAGTTGGCCACCAAGACAGAGAATTTAGAAGGCAATAGGGTAATTTCAGTGTAAAACGAAGACACAAGGGGAATTTTTAACAACACACGTCCATAGACTTCACGTGGATACTTCAAAAATACTTCAGTCAATTTAAGCTTCTCAAACTTTTTACGGAGGTTGGAGAATATGAAATAACTATGGGGTCAAGTATCCACGTGAAATCGTTCGAATCAATTATTTAGGAACGATGCGTTGATCTCAGTGCGTACCTAAAACTATCTGGCGCTCCAGGAACATGGCTGCTATCTCTACTTCTAGTCTACATAAAGACTAGTGGCTCATCTGATATGCCGTACATGATATGTGATGTGCTAGTGGTGTTTCTAGAAAGACATGTCCTCTCGTACGACCTTTCACACTTTTCCCATTCTCGCGGTTACCTTGCAAATAAAACACACTTTTCTCGTTTTGTTCAACAACACGAACTCACTTGCCCAATATAGCCACGCAAACTCTTCTCTCTCTATATTATATAGTTCTTCTCGTTACTGACATCGATCGTAACTGACTTTTCTTTTACCGTATTCAGAGCCGACGGTCTATCGATAAATCGTACTCGAATTTCGAACGTTAATACACGAATATCTTTACAATGGGGAACAATGGAACGGACATGTATCGCGAGAAATCTCCATGAAAATCTTTGTCAATTTTACTTATAATGTACgcgttttattcttctttaaacGATCTTTGAATATTTGCAAACAACTATTATATATGGATTCACTTTTAAAAAGGAAatgtatacgttatatggacaaACGCGATTAAGAATAGACTCGataccttctttttttttttggcttTTTTCTTACTCTTTCCGCCGGGAATTAAAAGAAGCTCGAGCCACCGTCGGATTACACGTAAAGAGAATACTAGATGGAAGAGTTCTTTAAATCTTAAAGGACTCTAAGGACGTGGCCGAGGATCGACGGGATAAAGCTAAGGATGGAGGTCCACTGACCAGGGATATGTTGCCAAACAGCTTATACCACCCGAACACCATCTCATTGAGGTTCAGTTCGTCCAACACGATCTGCGCAATGCCCATGAACACTTTTCTCCCTTCTAATCGGCCGTAATCACCCCACACTGTTACCTAGAATCACGTAAAAGACACAAAACCGATAAATCGATATTCTAAACCGACTAGAATCTTGACAGAAATAAAACgaaagtaatttataattaaatacctGCAGTATACAACCCCGGCAATTTTCTCTAAAGGCTAACGACTGCTGGTAGAACGGGTCCAACGTTTTTCTGGCTGCCATTGTTTTCGCTTTCGCGATACACTTCTTTCCGTTCACCAAGTAAACTTTCACGTAGGAAGCTAAAATAGTGGAAAAAGTCACAACTGATAGATGGTAATTCAATTTACTGGATCAGTGTTCTCAAAAATTGTGGAAGGGTTGCTAATACTAGAACCAGTaaaattcgtaattttttagagaaattttatatatttacacgaGTAAATTTTAGAGATTTTCTTTGATCTTAAATGTGTAGAGTACGTGGATAAAGACTTACCTTTTCTCTTGCGCTATATATTTCTTCGctagtaaattttataaatttatatcggtgcgttattgaatttattagtgCATTATTGAAATATACGTATTTTTTCATACACGATTAGCTTGCTTTTGCGCCTTAGTTTTATATCTTAGTCatcggtagttctagtattAGAAAGGCCCCCGGCACAAATAGAACCAGTGCAAGGATTGGCAACGAACCTGGAATGGCTTTAGTGCCCTGCTTCGGTTTAAGATCTTTGGCACGTATGACCTCCACTTCAAGGTAGCCTTTCTTCTGGGTGAGCGAAAGCTGGATCTCGCCAAGGCAGCGAGCACCAAGTGCCTGCCTTCCGACCACTTGGCCAGGCCCAAGATCTTCGATGAAATCTCTCAGTTGGCCGGTTTCGCCTGTCATTCGTAGACTGGGAGACCAACTGCAGTTCCCAAAATCAAACGTTTAGTGATCGATGAAGGTCTCTGAAGTATGTCAGTAAAATTCAgggtaaaaattgaaaataaaatataggacAAACGGGGCTAACAGAAAATTTCGAGGGAAGTTCGATTCACAACATCGTAAATcgatgatatacatatatatacgtgtGTGTATGTATTCATCGATAGATTATGATTAATCGTTCGTATCGATACTTTCTTCAGTTCGTTAGTTTAATCGAGTTGATGACGATCGAACGTAAAAGGGAAGGGATTAAATAAACGAATCGTTAAGAGATCGTTCCGCGGGAGCGAGGGACGATTCTCGCAAGTCTTCGACGGAAGTGCGGAAAGAGAGAGCACACCTCATTCAATTTTAGACAAGAAGAACTCACGCTGCGAGTATAGTGTTGGTGTAGCGAGTAAATATATATAGTGTACGAAGAAAACTGTAAGGTTGGAGAACGTAGCAGGCTGTCGGTGCATGCAGACCATTCTATGAGCGAGTTACCATACCAAGTATAATATCCTCCAACAATAATCAGCTGTCTCCTTTGTCATAGTACGTCTACCACTTACGGTTACGTGTAGTTTCTGATTATTGTTGAATCGACTAATTGTACTATGTCTATTCATGCTTCTTTGATACTTAATCCAGAATAATTGTTCTTAACTTACGGTTCAGGATTACCTTTTGCTGTCTTATTGTCTAAAATCTGCCCCTATTTACTGGAACGCTTTATCGTCCTTGTTGCTATATCGTATGAAATGAAAGAATTTAGTGTAGGACGTTGGGGtcgttttatttctattacATTAACCTTTTTGTGTGTTATCCTGATAATTTTTTTAGGAGTAAAGAATTAGTCGggatatattatatgtacactGCGCTTGATCGTTGAAAAATAACGTTTACCAGAATATTCGGGATTCGTAGATATAGATAATTCTACGGTCATATATTTAAGATGGAATATGTAGGATTTTATGGATAGAAATATCTGTGGTAGGTGGACAAGGGAAATGATTTACAATGATGGAAACACATATATACACAGAGTGTGTGTGCGTGGTTCACATACAGTGGTGCTTTGACGATTATTTAGCCAAGCAGTAAGCCAAGACGACGATAACATTGACAAAGGAAAATATGATAACAGCATCAAGAGACATTGATAATACATCGATatataaaatacgaaataaacgAAACTTAAAACGAAGAATTAAGGAACAGAAAATATGAGACATTCTTATGATGTGCTTCCATATCTGGTTCTTCCAAGTTCCTCCTTTTTTCACGACTAATTACATCAACCAAGGGATAAAAGAATCGCTTGTCGGTACAAAGGAAAATGATATGGGTGTAAAAAGAAGGAAGGGGTAAAAAGCATGAATGAGCAAAACATCAATGCTGGGCATACACATCAGCTCAATCACACGTCGAAAGACAAAACGATCCACGTTTCACGTATCGCGATCTCCTGTGCAGTAAACAATAAAAAGGTTATCCGAGGAGCACGGTGAAAGTAGAAACGGAAAGACAGAGTCAGACAGAGAAGTCAGAGAGTCATTAGCAGGGTTAATCCAACACTCGGAATTTCTGAGTCAGCGAAATTACCGATCTATTCTCCTTTCGGTACATTTAAAGCTCACGAAGTAACCCTGCTGGAAAGATAGTAGATAGTTTTTGAAAAAGTAGAAGACAGAGTAgacagagaagaagaaaaagttttGAAAGAGACAGACAGCAAGGAGTCTCGCAGTTCCGGCTGCAGAATCGGTCGGTGGAGGCCACTACTTACGAGCTTCCTTCGGAACTAGAGATCGAGTTGAGACTTCCGGCTGTGTCACTGGCCAACGATCCCGACTGTTTCCCGGATTCAAAGCGTTGATAGGGTACGATCTCCTCGGAACGCTGTATGCTGCTCGGCGTGCTGTTGCGTTTCCGGCTCGATAAACCGGCGCGTGCCTCCGCGACACCGCTTCCGACGAAGATCCCGCCGATACCGCACTCTGCGTTGTAAATCAAACAAGAAACAACCGCTAAAGCTATGATCTTTCATTGTGATTCCCGCATCGCGTCCGCCGCAGCCCTTTTCTCTTTCATCCAGCTCCAGGTGGTCGCCGTGCGTTTCtctttcgattatttttatcacgACGAATCtagctctctttctctccctttcgttCGCTCATTCTCACAGTAccctcgcttccttcttttcgCTCACCGTTCGTTCGAATTTTCTCTCATAACGAAAATCGAGGAAATGATAAGAGAGAATACACATGTACACCTGGATGAAATTCTGACTATGTGAATGAAATCGATGAAGGTTTTGGAAGATAGACAAGTAAAGGAAAGGTGCTTTCAGTTCGGTTAACTACTACGTAGCTCGTGGGAAAAGACTTCGGTGACCTGTATGCTCGAATCGGTCTTTCAAAGTCCACGATATCAATGACGATTCCGTGGTACAAGGCCTGCGAAAGATCTCGTTCCCCGATGGGGTTAAACTCCTGCTCTCTGGAATGAAGAATACGATAGAACAATGATTAACAGCAGACGGAAATTCAAGAGCCCTCTGACTCTCTTGTGTGGTCGCACCTGCAATCAGAAGCGCGCAAAAGCGTTACAAGCTAAATTTTTGTAAGTGTATCATCAACAAAACGTCACATCTATACTTCTGCTATAGGAAAATTCGCTGCagctatgtatatatatatatatatatgtatattcatacAGATGTATTTGCATGTTGTGTTCGTGTAACACAGAAGTGTACAGAAGGGTTTAATCCTACGAAGACTAGTTCGTTTCTCTCTGAACATCTACGGTGTAAGCGAGTATTTCACATTTGCTCGCGTTTCACCGAACTTTCGAGAAGTACATAAGTGTCGACAGGCAAAATGTACAAGACTCGTGTGCTACAATCAACGAACCTGTTTTGCTTTGTaacgaagaagaaataaaaaaaaaaacaaaaataatatcgagatatatgtatatccatgtatatatatgcacgTATATGTAGAAATATGCGCATGAGAACACTGCATCGCTCGAAGACATCAAGAAACGAAAAGCCGTAGTGGATGAAGTAACCTTCACCAGTAAGCACGTATCAACAGCGGCttctaataaaataaacgacaacGAATCAGGTGGTCAACTTACCTACCGTCGTGTGTAAGTCTCGATCGTAATCGAGATTTGCAACAAGTTGACCACATGTTTCATCTAGAAGTTGAAAAGCTATACAAAACAGATAAACAACGCGACGTATTGCCAGCATCAATCTTTGGCCGGCGCTTTAGCTACAAAGTCAGGAATAAGACAATCCTGCATGAACAAATATACTTGAGCAGCTAATACGTAAGGTTCTTGAGATACAACCTGTTTCTTCTCGATAGAACTGGATGAACAACTTCATCGAGCTCTACACAGCTCAGGAAACTCGTGCAAACGTTCATCTAAAAGTTACGTATCGCTACTACGTAGGAACAGTCTCTACGATCTATGGGAAGTGACTTGTGAATCGTTTCGCGACTATTTGGAGGACCGTGCAACCTCGAAAATACTTTCCCCaacaattaaataataataaataatcgcAATCCGAAGTTTgattattaaaaatgtcgaagaAAGTATTTTCCAACGATAGTCACGAACAGTTTCGCGTCACTCCCCTCTCTAAAGCACAACTTCTGTCTAAAGAGGAATGTGCTGAGTGTTTtatggttgttgttgttgttcatAGAAATGTCGTAGACTGATCACGCTGCTGTCGTTCTTCTTGCCTCTCTGTATCTCTCTGTAACTTGTACTCACATTTCGCCGAAAGCTGCTACAACATCCTCTCGAATGGACTGCTAATTATCGTTAATAAATTTAACCGCTAAAGAATAGACAGATCTAACGCGCGTATTTGTTTCACACGtctgtataaatatatgttAAAGAAATTCGCGTGTCGATGACACCGTGCCGAACGCTCCCACGTAACGAAAATAGGGGATTGAAATCAAAGAGGGAGAAACAATTAAAACGGGGATGATATATTTTGCAGAGTGTGTTCGGACCTGTCCCCATCGCCGCTACCCTCGCCATCGCTGCTTGCGGAACTCGGTTGCCTTCCGCTCCTTCCGCTGGCCGTGTCCTCCGGCAATACCTCCTCGCTCCTATGAACTGTAAAGGAGGACTTGCCCTTCTTCCCGAATCCTAGCCGCCGTTTTCGTCCTTCGTCGCCCACGCATGTACCACCAACAGACGCACGTGGTATGTTATGGTTTTTGCGTGACGTGATATAGTTTTTTTGTTGTggttgtagtagtagtagtagtagtagtagtagtagaagtagtagtagtagtagtagtagtagaagtAGTAGTAGAAGTAGTAGTAGAAGTAGTGGTTGTAGTGATGGTAGTAGTAGATGTTGTTTTCATAGTAGAAGAGCGGTGAATTGTGATTTTGTTGTGTTAATTTGCATATATAGTATCGATATATGCGTGGTGCGTATGTAAAAATTTTTCTCGTGGCAGAGTTGtagtataattttttttttttttgagtgtTTTGTTTCAACGTTTTTGCGTAATAGTAGAGCGATCGTTTCCAGCGATCGATCGGGATGATCCGCGTCGAGTGTTGTCCCGTGACACGATCGCGCGAGCGACGATATAGCCCGCCACGATGAGAAATCGTGCAGGTGGGTGCAGATCGATGACGTGAATGGTCCCCAGCGTCGAGAGATAGTTGGTTGGTAGAAGTAAAGTGTGAATGTGTTCATGTCGAAGAGAGGCGGATAGAGATGAGGAGGGATGGCGGAGAAAACAAGAATACGATTAGAATGTACATACTGCCCCGTTTACTGGGTTTTTTGCTCTTCTACCGTGTGCTCTTGATATCGTTTGTACCGCTTCCTTCGCTCTACTTCGCGGATTCTCCCGTGAAACTCGTGAAAATCCGCTTTTCGATCGTCACATCTTGTCACGTGTGATGTGAACGAAGCGTACAAATGTTTAATCAAATAATCTTCTTGAAAATGACGAGAAAAATATAGCGAGAGCACACCGTAGGTCTACTCACTAATGGTGCTAAACTAATGCTATGCTATTATTCGAGGAACTATCGATATATTACAAAGAAACTGACTACATTAAGATGCCAGATAGAAAGAAGAGACAGAGAAGATAGTCTAGAAATCGCGCGAGAATAATATGAATGCGAAATAGAAAAACGTCTTCACGCGACCGCTCTCGAACTTATCGAATTTCCCGAACAAAGTAGCAATACACCGCACGCAACGTTTAAAATGTGAAATTGGAAGAAACGACTAGTGTGACGATGTGTTACCTGTGGCGGACAGCTGACTAGTGCTGTTACTCTTCTTCCCGAGACCTGACTGATACTGCACCGCGCTTCCGCCACCGCTGCTACTTCCGCTTCCGCTTTTACTGCCGGGCGAACTCTTGCGACCCCTCCTCGAGGAGTCCTCCACGTTCAAACCGATCGCCGTATCGCTCAAACTACCGTCTAATAAACAAACGTCGCGTGAACacggaaataataaaaaaagaaagaatctaGAAGAGTAGGATTAGGAAATTAACGCAGATACACCGATGGTTGAACGATGATTATCACAGCATCGTTAGGCTgtccaataaaaaaaaattacttcCATTCAAAATACATTCGATTAGACTTCAAATAAAGAGAAACCCCCGTtatgtagaaaaatattttacactaTAATTTGGGCATATCTGTATTAATCACTTCCTAAATTTCTAAACTACAATTTTCCTAATGAAAATTCCTAAAAACAATCTTCCTACAAAAAAATAATGCCTCTAAATCTAATTCCAAAGAGAGATCGCAGAAACTTACCAACTTTCTCGTCCTGTGGCGCGTCGGTATTACTAAGACTCCTGGTGAACTGTCCCCTTTTATGGTCGTCGTGCTCGTTATCGCCTGGCTGGGTCCTGGACGGCTTCTCGTACGAGCCCGACTGACTGTACTCGCTGCTTTCGGGCATGGAGGAGGAGCGGCGATCCCGCGCGTCGTCACGTTGTTGGTTGACGGCGGCGGAGGCATCGTCGGCGGCGGTTTTTTTCCGCGAACGCCGTCGAGTCGACGACGTTGGGGACGACGACGAGGTGACGGCGGTATCAGTGAAGTTGTCGCGCCGCGACAGTTTCGTGTTTCGTGAGGTTTCGTGGTGATCGACGGCCCGTGGGTGGTAGTTTTTAGTAGTGTCGGAGGTAGCGGTTTGGGAATCAAAGAGACTTGAATTAGCGTTACCGGGGTGGGGTGCTCGGTTACGAGGCCTACGCGGATCGCACGGGCCAAATCCGCAGTTCTCGCTGCACTGGCTCTCGCTCTCCATCGAGTACTCGTAGTACTCGAGGGTGTCGCTGATCGCTACGTTCCTCTTACTACCCTGCTGCTGTTGTTGACTCGGATGCTGCTGGGCTTGCTGATGACGTTGTTGCTGCTGCCTCTTCTCGAGTAGCTCGAGATCCCTAGGCTCCGGACAGCTGCTATTTCGTCTACGGTACCTATATCTCGATTCTACCGAAGGTCTCCTCTCTTCGCTCTTTCGCGAGAACGAGCCAGACCTACCTAATTCGTACGACATCGCTAATTCTCGACACTCCGGACAACTAGTTTTTCGCCTACCGCGATACTGCGACGACGACCGCAGCGATCCCGACCTAGCCAGTTCGTATGGTTCCCGATAATCGCGAGTCTGAACGTTTTCGTAGTCGTATCTTGAGTCTACGTAACCATCGCGGACCTGTTCCCCGTCGTAGTAGCCCGATCTAATACCATCGCTAACCACCGTGCCCGTTACGTTCTTCTGACGGAAACAGTCCGCGCACACGACCGTCTCCATCGAACCGAAATCCTCGTCCGAATCCAGAATAAAGTTCGTActtctttcttcgtcttttcttCGTGGAGGATCGTAGTATCGGAGCTCTCTAGCTTCGGGGCAGCTGCTGTTCCTTTTGCGACGATACAGACGTCTGGCTCTTTCCGCTCTGTCCGACGAGCTCAGTTCCTCGTCGGAACGTAATATCGGCGTAGATTCTGCTCGTTGCAGCATCATTCGCTTGCTATCGGATAAACTCGGTATGGTTAGCGTGCCCCTCGTGCTGGATATCGTATCTCGATACGGTAAGTTCTCGTAGACTCCCGTACTAACTTCTCTGCTTCCCCTTCTActtctcctctttctccttcGTGGCAGCGTATTATCTTGATAAGCGTCGGCTCCAACACACTCTGGGCCGCTGTGCGCTTGATAATCGTACTCCTCCGCGGAACGATAGTCACGATAATCACCGATATAGTCAGCATCAACGTACTGCGACGATCTTTTCTTACGTCTACTACTTCGACTGCTGTCTTTTCTTCTATAGTAATCGTCCTCGTACATTTCTGCGTCGGTTCTCGGAATATTTTCATCCTCGTAATCGTACAACCGGTGACCGTACTCGTCGACGTTCCCTCTGTCGATAAACCCTTCGTCGTATTCGATATCCCAGTTGTAACCATCGTATCCGTTCTCCAGATACGATTCGCtgcttttccttcttcttcgagAACGACCGCTAGTTCTCTGATTGTCGTAGTGTTCTAAATCCGAGGCAGCGTGCATCGAAGAACAAGTAATGTCCCTGTCCGGGCCGTACTTCCCCGCGGACGACAGCGCCTCGTCGATGCTGCAGTAAATGTGCTCGTTAGCCGGGTCGCAGATATCGCTGTCGAGattcttcgttcgtttcttgGATATGTCTAGACCGAACGCGGAATCGTGCTCCTGGAACGTCGAGTCTCTGTATTTCCTTTTGGTGGGATCTTCACGGCCAAGGACGTTCCGCAGACCTATTTGATCGTCGCTGCTGAAGGAATTTTCCTCCGACAGATCGTACGAGTGGTAACCTTTACCGGCAAGGTCCATATCTATATTCTGTTTGTCGAAGCGCGGCATATAAATCTCCGTCTCGCCGCAACTAAATTCAGAATCGTATCCATAGAATGGTTTGTGATCCTGTTTCAGCATGTAGTCGTAATTCTTCTCTCGATTGAGCAGAATCTTAGGCATCTTGTCGTCGCTGTTCGAGTCGAAGTACGATTTACTCTGATCACCCAGAGCCGGTATCTTGTCGCCGTAACCGGCATCGTTAATAGCCATGTTCTTCTTCAATTTACGACGGGCGGTTCTCAGGCTGTCGTCGCTGAATATGTTGCTTGATATAGTGTCGTACTCGAAACTCTTGGCTCTACGCGAGAGCATGCCCGTGCCTAGTCCGAAACCGTAACGATCAGCGTAGGTATCGTGCAGCACGTCGTAGTCGAAGCTCCTAGCCTTCGAGAATAAAAACGATCTACGCGGCCGTAAGCTAACGTCTAGGTTCCTAATGCCGTGATCGTCCGTTAAGTCGTGCAAGCCTCTCGAGAACAAGTGGTGCCTAGATTTCGCGGTTCTGCCAGTACGATCTTGCCAGCTACGCGACCGTCTACGCATACCGGAGTCCACTTGATAGGGCGACGAGTATCTGTCGCGAAACTTCTCGATGAGGCGATCGTTGAAGTCGACCTGAAGGCAATCCTCCACGTATATCTCCGGTATACGATTCTTAGAGCTACCGGTTAGCTCCTCTGGCTTGAGCAAGTACCCCTCGGAGACGCTGTACTCGCTGGTCTCCGGGCTGTAATATCTCAGCATGTTCTCGTCGACGGTCTGCGACCTCGTGAACGGCGTACGCATCTTTCTGTACAACGAGCGCACCACTGCGGACTTGCTCCGTACGAGGGGATGCGGGGTGGGATTGTGCTTGCTGGGGTTGTTGCTCCTGGGCTTGGTGGGATTGTTGTTCGGACAGTGACATTCGCTGCAGGGTACCCTAAGTCTGTGCCTGCGCCTATTGCGCCTAGGGGGCAGGGGCATAGGGGATATGACACCGGGTATTAAAACGTTTTTAACTGTCGGTCTGCAAACAATGTTTTTCATATAGAGTTTTAGCGCTTCTGCGGTTACATTAACGATTTCTTTTTTGAGCccattcttcatttttttttaatcaaagaaaaaaaagactcTACTCGCACGTTCGCGATCGATCGAACGcgtttctcttcttccttctttttcttaaaATATCTGCTATCTTTTTGGTTCCGTTTTCGCCGGGGTTTTTTCCCAAAAtggttttatttttcttttctttttttatacacAACATAGCTTTTGTTGCAATGCGATAGGTACCGAAAGAGAGAATTTGAGCCGAGAATTTTGTTGCATTTGTCACTCGCcgaacaaatatatataaatgcaGGTTGTCTGTAGGACGTGCGACGATTGATTAGTCTCTTCGTGATTATACACacaacatacatacatatatgtaattgtgACGTGTTTCAACGTAGGTAGACCTAGCCGTTCGACCAACGCCACGCACTAATCCCTGCTTTATTAGAATGGGACAATATTAAATGGACATTGACACAGTGCATAGGAGGTGCAGTCTAGCCAACTAAAGTAGTAGAATTCCTCGAAGAGAGCGCGGCAGGATTTTTGGGGAACCTATCAAGCAGGCGGGGGGAAATGAGATAGTGCAACTACGGGGTGTCGTTTCATTCGGCAATGTCCATTTAATTCAGGGATTATCGTCGATGAGAAGGTAAGCCATCAAATGTTCCATTCTGTGCGCGGTGTACATGGTCTATCGACGAGCATAACGATAATTTACTTGGAGGAGAAAACGGGATTACGCTATTCTGAATGAATGGACTATGAGATGAGATTAGTAGGaaggaaaaagggagaaaaaaatACGAGAGCCGAAGGGGAAAAAACGAGAAAAGAGGGGAAAAATAGAGGGAAAGGAACGCGATTTACCCGAATGTCACGTAAAAATGGTACAGTGGATGGCTGTCTCCTCTAAAGGGATACTTTCTTCTCTATGGAACTTGTCTTGCTTTGTACACTGACTTTGAAATGCAAGGTCATCGACtcgaaaattaaaatacaatagaCATTGAGCTATACTCACATTAGTCCTCTAGAGCCACGTGGTCGTTCCGATTGCGTACTGAAGGCACTGCTCGTCACGGAGGCTATACTCTCCATATCGGAGTCACCAAGATCACCAAGTACGTCTTTGTCAGGACTTAAATTTCCCCTTCGCGGTCTGTGCATTCGATAAGGGTGACTGTGCGGCAAAGATAACGGATCCTGATCTATCGAGAGCAGATCCGAATCCGACAGTCCGCTATAGTGTTTTTCCCAACCTGAAAAATCAACGTTATTCCCATTGGAAATACACGTACTTCGCCAGCTgtaaattctaaaatatatatCCAACAACCTACGACTCCTATACCGATCCTCTTCGCAGATAAATTCTAatataatcgaaaataaaaatagttgCTATCAAACTGTTTCAAAACTACGGTCAATTTT includes the following:
- the Rim gene encoding rab3 interacting molecule isoform X1 yields the protein MAAVPDMSHLTPEERSTIEEVIIRQKQEEEKENEIMRRKQDEVTILEERIRACSEKHKKAGVELHATCHICLKTKFADGVGHICNYCSIRCCARCGGKVTLRSNKVIWVCILCRKKQELLSKTGQWITKAGLAAGDNAMLRRMQDMQVGGPPGLVDQTQDKRPKLERAHSAAEKENLPLLLRSGSLLRRQYSQQEQGPGRRLPTSDSGVDMSVSPHSRSLPTPHVASPHQMQQPPRHPDAYAEDDPNLYRGEIDGLMKQQNYQRQRPIYPDQNTDLAMTYGQPTVEAGPPRSAVHPTQQHSVHQTQSAHPPQPMGGQVGLQPQRSFSSSEEERSTPECASDEPDESEKGKGYYHHTGGPISMSSGGRRHNGPHNGHHNMAAMTIEYNGHHPPREPRKEESTLVRRSFRRSGDEWRSDSRRFTERRGKKTVRFHGGTNVGGPQEDWSWEADRQGSQDSATKDSGIDTSSTFTSSEDSNRGDLPKHPLSWQVSRDGQKIIGHMVLRKQPGSGSASSSSILGLKVVGGKLLEDGSMGAVIEKVKKGSTADIEGQLRPGDEVIKWNGRSLQGKSFREVYDIIAESRQEPQVELVVSRNLSSTTGPVTMPAGLTPTAPMPSRKIAAQIQWRQKHPETISGPQQPHHKGLKKCILWELYDARREKPSVLVTSPGSPDLHAQGRARHLRHTSGNANVGGNLQVKLSFDSVALRLIVTLICAAGLTPRSNGQPRNPYAKIFLLPDKSEKSKRRTKTLANTNDPKWNQTFIYDGIRRPELRKRALEVTVWDYGKYDTNDFLGEAILELATAHLDEEPEWHPLTGHGEHRHIGYYQEPDDMVITPVDCHLSPPSTTSRLSDSDTSECDITDCDVSREQRRTADGASISSIGSSSRFHNMPSNYKRHYSSPPPERELCIDGEHRSRRDMSPQGRKRAAIMIRDQPASISGYQTYRKDDIHRGMMGHRSHSAAPMDSPSLRYRGRSQSPTGHRSLSPPEHRSMLYSHGYVPPRFSSRSATATPTGSPKKRQLPLIPTALKERAVQDPEERARFMRHRNRQVHTTYRSTGTGGWEKHYSGLSDSDLLSIDQDPLSLPHSHPYRMHRPRRGNLSPDKDVLGDLGDSDMESIASVTSSAFSTQSERPRGSRGLIPTVKNVLIPGVISPMPLPPRRNRRRHRLRVPCSECHCPNNNPTKPRSNNPSKHNPTPHPLVRSKSAVVRSLYRKMRTPFTRSQTVDENMLRYYSPETSEYSVSEGYLLKPEELTGSSKNRIPEIYVEDCLQVDFNDRLIEKFRDRYSSPYQVDSGMRRRSRSWQDRTGRTAKSRHHLFSRGLHDLTDDHGIRNLDVSLRPRRSFLFSKARSFDYDVLHDTYADRYGFGLGTGMLSRRAKSFEYDTISSNIFSDDSLRTARRKLKKNMAINDAGYGDKIPALGDQSKSYFDSNSDDKMPKILLNREKNYDYMLKQDHKPFYGYDSEFSCGETEIYMPRFDKQNIDMDLAGKGYHSYDLSEENSFSSDDQIGLRNVLGREDPTKRKYRDSTFQEHDSAFGLDISKKRTKNLDSDICDPANEHIYCSIDEALSSAGKYGPDRDITCSSMHAASDLEHYDNQRTSGRSRRRRKSSESYLENGYDGYNWDIEYDEGFIDRGNVDEYGHRLYDYEDENIPRTDAEMYEDDYYRRKDSSRSSRRKKRSSQYVDADYIGDYRDYRSAEEYDYQAHSGPECVGADAYQDNTLPRRRKRRSRRGSREVSTGVYENLPYRDTISSTRGTLTIPSLSDSKRMMLQRAESTPILRSDEELSSSDRAERARRLYRRKRNSSCPEARELRYYDPPRRKDEERSTNFILDSDEDFGSMETVVCADCFRQKNVTGTVVSDGIRSGYYDGEQVRDGYVDSRYDYENVQTRDYREPYELARSGSLRSSSQYRGRRKTSCPECRELAMSYELGRSGSFSRKSEERRPSVESRYRYRRRNSSCPEPRDLELLEKRQQQQRHQQAQQHPSQQQQQGSKRNVAISDTLEYYEYSMESESQCSENCGFGPCDPRRPRNRAPHPGNANSSLFDSQTATSDTTKNYHPRAVDHHETSRNTKLSRRDNFTDTAVTSSSSPTSSTRRRSRKKTAADDASAAVNQQRDDARDRRSSSMPESSEYSQSGSYEKPSRTQPGDNEHDDHKRGQFTRSLSNTDAPQDEKVDGSLSDTAIGLNVEDSSRRGRKSSPGSKSGSGSSSGGGSAVQYQSGLGKKSNSTSQLSATECGIGGIFVGSGVAEARAGLSSRKRNSTPSSIQRSEEIVPYQRFESGKQSGSLASDTAGSLNSISSSEGSSWSPSLRMTGETGQLRDFIEDLGPGQVVGRQALGARCLGEIQLSLTQKKGYLEVEVIRAKDLKPKQGTKAIPASYVKVYLVNGKKCIAKAKTMAARKTLDPFYQQSLAFRENCRGCILQVTVWGDYGRLEGRKVFMGIAQIVLDELNLNEMVFGWYKLFGNISLVSGPPSLALSRRSSATSLESFKI